One part of the Melospiza melodia melodia isolate bMelMel2 chromosome 3, bMelMel2.pri, whole genome shotgun sequence genome encodes these proteins:
- the LOC134416101 gene encoding uncharacterized protein LOC134416101 yields MDALHKLKILVMFLSLATFMVMVIMNAGNATGTFKGVFRTTPGNISAKYSTDFTPAGWTFLIWNVIYAWQLAWLLYALSGICRRNELGYVFIKPDLLPTPFYVAWCLNNCLNVGWLFLWDREYLLPALVFLAVLSFTTCASLYVSHRALSIHSSWFVKAHRAELWLIRILVQNGLALYLTWTSIATLLNFAVVLIYKWNVPNEKATTASLSILALSLVIWFYLENYFLDKYVRYNLTVYPVVIAALTGSACRSGSFSSALTNDVFIVVLLALTCLIFAVRLGLVAWRHWKRPLEASESRGPSGTVA; encoded by the exons ATGGATGCTCTACACAAGTTGAAGATTTTGGTGATGTTTCTGTCTCTGGCTACTTTCATGGTCATGGTGATAATGAATGCTGGAAATGCCACTGGGACTTTCAAAG GTGTGTTCAGGACAACCCCTGGAAACATCTCTGCCAAGTACAGCACTGATTTCACACCAGCTGGCTGGACTTTCCTCATCTGGAACGTCATCTACGCCTGGCAGCTCGCCTGGCTCCTCTACGCCCTGTCAGGGATCTGTCGAAG gaATGAACTTGGATATGTCTTCATAAAGCCAGACTTGCTGCCAACACCTTTTTATGTGGCATGGTGTCTGAATAACTGCCTCAATGTTGGATGGCTCTTTCTGTGGGACCGAGA ATACCTCCTTCCAGCCCTGGTGTTCCTGGCAGTCCTCTCTTTTACCACGTGTGCCTCCCTTTATGTTTCCCACCGAGCCTTGAGCATCCATTCTTCGTGGTTTGTGAAGGCTCACAGGGCTGAGCTCTGGCTCATCCGCATTCTG GTGCAGAACGGGCTGGCCCTGTACCTGACATGGACCAGCATCGCCACGCTGCTGAACTTCGCTGTCGTGCTGATCTACAAGTGGAACGTGCCCAATGAGAAAGCAACCACTGCTTCCCTGAGCATCCTGGCTCTCAGCCTGGTGATATG GTTTTATCTAGAAAACTACTTTCTTGACAAGTACGTCCGCTATAACCTCACAGTGTACCCAGTGGTGATAGCAGCTCTGACCGGCAGCGCGTGCAGGAGCGGCTCGTTCTCATCCGCACTGACCAACGACGTTTTTATAG TTGTTCTGCTGGCACTGACGTGCTTGATCTTTGCTGTTCGGCTGGGATTAGTCGCATGGAGACACTGGAAGAGACCACTGGAAGCATCAGAATCCCGAGGTCCATCAGGCACAGTGGCCTGA